A window from Dioscorea cayenensis subsp. rotundata cultivar TDr96_F1 chromosome 10, TDr96_F1_v2_PseudoChromosome.rev07_lg8_w22 25.fasta, whole genome shotgun sequence encodes these proteins:
- the LOC120270236 gene encoding uncharacterized protein LOC120270236, with protein MEILDLVMSPNATTYDIWTNIENMSRDNKKSRAVFLEAKFRNINQGDITITEYCHKLKTVADALGDVGQPVSDEILVLTMLRGLNDHFATMATLLTMQSPFPTFIRVCSLLLLEETRRNNAAKSTTPITALVSTTTSTIDHRNTNVRGARGNFNGHGRGGRNKGHGHGGHTE; from the coding sequence ATGGAGATCCTTGACTTGGTAATGAGCCCCAACGCTACAACATATGACATTTGGACGAACATTGAAAATATGTCTCGCGATAACAAGAAAAGCCGCGCTGTCTTCCTCGAGGCCAAGTTTCGCAATATCAACCAGGGAGATATAACAATTACTGAGTATTGTCATAAGCTCAAGACTGTGGCAGATGCTCTCGGTGACGTCGGCCAGCCTGTCTCTGATGAAATATTAGTCCTCACAATGCTTCGGGGCCTCAACGACCACTTCGCAACTATGGCTACTTTGCTAACTATGCAATCACCTTTTCCCACCTTCATTCGTGTGTGTTCCTTGCTCCTCCTCGAGGAAACGCGACGCAACAATGCCGCCAAGAGCACTACCCCTATCACTGCTCTTGTTTCGACTACCACCTCCACAATAGATCATAGAAATACTAATGTTCGTGGTGCCCGTGGTAACTTTAACGGCCATGGTCGTGGTGGTCGCAACAAGGGCCATGGTCATGGTGGTCACACCGAGTGA
- the LOC120270169 gene encoding signal recognition particle 9 kDa protein-like, translating into MVYIASWEEFVERSIQLFRADPQSSRYVMKYRHCDGKLVLKVTDNRECLKFKTDQAQDVKKMEKLNNIFFTLMARGPDGKTQFS; encoded by the exons ATGGTGTACATCGCTTCTTGGGAGGAGTTCGTCGAGAGATCCATCCAGCTTTTCCGCGCTGATCCCCAATCT TCTCGGTATGTGATGAAGTACAGGCACTGCGACGGAAAACTTGTGCTCAAGGTCACTGACAATCGTGAG TGCCTGAAGTTTAAGACGGACCAGGCCCAAGATGTAAAGAAGATGGAGAAACTGAATAACATCTTTTTCACTCTGATGGCTCGAGGCCCTGACGGTAAAACTCAGTTTTCGTAA